One genomic segment of Brevibacillus laterosporus LMG 15441 includes these proteins:
- a CDS encoding polymorphic toxin type 44 domain-containing protein: MDSYKEVVKSVNEGIEGGILKYDSDFELSVSTIEELKELSNVEESESNDDEIIARAIPDEPAKYPLARKAYENLDDLKAKEKAFEQAARFNPSINPWLSTASYFAVQVRPKGAWDLKREIGWNNTRTVKIDGETYYLTGEDIGNIHYGYVGRYHFGTKTLLSAAGMVQVLSGTAKLSWFDSYFDDPTDQKAIRRGIDWYLNDRFE; the protein is encoded by the coding sequence GTGGATTCCTATAAAGAAGTTGTAAAATCTGTAAATGAAGGTATTGAGGGCGGTATTTTAAAGTATGATTCAGATTTTGAGTTGTCAGTTTCAACTATAGAAGAATTGAAGGAATTATCCAATGTTGAAGAGTCTGAATCAAACGATGATGAAATAATTGCTAGAGCTATTCCTGATGAACCTGCTAAATATCCACTTGCCAGAAAAGCATATGAAAACCTTGATGATTTAAAAGCTAAAGAAAAAGCGTTTGAACAAGCAGCCCGCTTTAACCCTAGTATCAATCCTTGGCTTTCAACAGCTTCCTACTTTGCTGTACAGGTAAGACCGAAAGGAGCTTGGGATTTAAAAAGAGAAATCGGATGGAATAATACAAGAACTGTAAAGATTGATGGAGAAACCTACTATCTTACTGGTGAGGACATTGGAAATATTCACTACGGCTATGTAGGCAGATATCACTTTGGCACTAAAACACTACTCAGTGCAGCAGGAATGGTTCAAGTTTTGTCTGGTACAGCAAAGTTAAGCTGGTTTGACTCATACTTCGATGATCCAACTGATCAAAAAGCTATCCGCAGAGGAATTGATTGGTATTTAAATGACCGTTTTGAATAA
- a CDS encoding DUF5412 family protein — translation MKTLLKRFLIILISLIVFLSLIVYFAFYSTLFLQKGDLVKEVSSPKNTYTAKVYRFGDEGGLRVDVNVGFFGDKLIYWSWKEANTDVVWTDDTHIRINGRSLDVRKDTFDKRTMD, via the coding sequence ATGAAGACACTACTCAAAAGATTTCTCATAATATTAATTTCTTTAATAGTGTTTCTATCTCTAATTGTATACTTTGCATTCTATTCTACACTATTTCTACAAAAGGGTGATTTAGTTAAAGAGGTGTCTTCTCCGAAAAATACATATACTGCAAAGGTTTATCGCTTTGGGGATGAAGGTGGGCTGAGAGTAGATGTTAATGTTGGTTTTTTTGGTGACAAGCTTATTTATTGGAGCTGGAAAGAAGCAAATACTGATGTTGTATGGACAGATGACACTCATATAAGAATAAATGGCAGATCGCTTGATGTTAGAAAAGATACGTTCGATAAAAGAACAATGGATTAA
- the nrdI gene encoding class Ib ribonucleoside-diphosphate reductase assembly flavoprotein NrdI: MKYPLIVYDSLTGNVGRFASRLEFKKVKVSPELKVNQPFLLVTYTTGFGEVLRSTQEFLKRNYSNLLGVASSGNKNWGQLFGRSADIISFQYNVPIFCEFELSGTCNDIERFTQEVNRIVQFNSKVD, encoded by the coding sequence ATGAAATATCCACTTATAGTCTACGATTCATTAACAGGTAATGTGGGGCGTTTTGCATCACGATTAGAATTCAAGAAAGTGAAAGTGTCACCTGAACTTAAAGTAAATCAACCATTTTTACTAGTGACTTATACCACTGGATTTGGAGAAGTGCTTAGAAGCACGCAAGAATTTTTAAAGCGTAATTATAGTAATTTGCTTGGAGTAGCTTCAAGTGGAAATAAAAATTGGGGACAGTTATTTGGAAGAAGTGCTGATATTATCTCTTTTCAATATAATGTCCCAATATTTTGCGAATTTGAGTTGTCTGGTACATGCAATGATATAGAACGTTTTACTCAGGAGGTCAACAGGATTGTCCAATTTAATTCCAAAGTGGATTGA
- a CDS encoding PLAT/LH2 domain-containing protein, with translation MKHFALSTMMTVALLFAGQSVYASDIAQNSNSNHKASVNPQVNVTASYIYAVTVQTGDVKDAGTDSNIYVTLTGKNGMSEPALLDIPNYNDFERGAKDKYYITVNRDLGEILAITVYSDGTGNKPGWYPTSFTVEYKEKRWVFSNNQWIGEGTGGPYSVILTR, from the coding sequence ATGAAACATTTCGCTCTATCTACAATGATGACGGTAGCTCTTTTATTTGCTGGTCAAAGTGTTTATGCTAGTGATATTGCTCAGAATTCCAACAGCAATCACAAAGCTAGTGTAAATCCTCAAGTCAATGTGACTGCCTCCTATATTTACGCTGTCACTGTACAAACAGGTGATGTAAAGGATGCAGGAACAGATTCGAACATTTATGTAACATTAACAGGCAAAAATGGAATGTCAGAACCAGCACTTTTGGATATACCGAATTATAACGATTTTGAACGTGGCGCTAAAGACAAATATTATATAACTGTAAACAGAGACCTTGGTGAGATTTTAGCTATTACGGTATACTCAGACGGCACAGGGAATAAACCAGGATGGTATCCAACTTCTTTTACAGTTGAATATAAGGAGAAAAGATGGGTTTTCTCCAATAATCAATGGATTGGAGAGGGGACGGGTGGCCCTTATTCAGTTATTTTAACCCGCTAA
- a CDS encoding RHS repeat domain-containing protein, translated as MYRKWVSSFLCVAILWTGLFTNVNVVGATEAPERNEEIRKTNEKDTKDWIIEEQEKVEQQEKEPTSTKGDVTKEQIAQMKWEQLPLASVQQLFDQGDRTLLQIVAYYYTDVHQLLTEEEINQLYTWNDEQVMGQLANLSAEKVKLLEQYAPSVIQALQDWRDKDKPKARVKRMASALAPSPSMHFTEKEQSIRHFTNHVENPVDDIYLTSNMLETDLTLEGKHGMDLVIQRRYNSLSSKITAPGFEYSETAKENRTSIVREESGTLPHTVGTGWSFNLPTFDEITKELGINVHDYSNQQFYEAKNTKHPVSQFIMSGDDWSTIDSSKKLPYQNIKLPSLMTNRELGFAKDGYSYSIEYREKGSTYIVEKQNIYGDKITYKIPDYKSTIEIIDTVGRRVEIGYGKEGMIDSLKVYNQKNNLIKELRYHYGDPNNTQRLESVEEVKDGKSTTIARYSYKTATAEYNYIKSYELPKENNEAVKPDQLESEAYLAKDKQKRQFIEYLLLQKVEYPTQGLTVDYTYSTYNPEPTNPFERGVIRLYQDNQAISYYTYHPVTSVRFSYDQTSSLFGNTERKSFIYYYKFTNQGKPTKEIWKTPKSGITRLSNHPLRQGDIVTIEETNSFSSQSTERTYRVNENEHFNLILEKQISPKEQSEQIAAEGKNYRYNPVSYTSYAYEGIKTKPAYVYHFVDNLPEGEAKQYLLAPQIDKRDKIENLSSLANEAIYKYDQNGDVTEQKDPNGLTTHYSYIEVGTLGLPVLVEQVAGDGHAKKQEYVYNRDNLLETETITAKYPGQEYEDKLLRTYKYGDKKLPISLTEVQFGASDEFSHFSKSFTYDQNDLHVSTEQITAYNGENSLETYAFTYRYDDLDFLVTKQFPDESIVGYFYDELGRIQKEMFISTDGDNRETKYSYTNRDRTVMKSLPNKTGLITSYTPAGEVVFSVEVDSQGNRRTLVENSYAEDGKRLVATYPYGKKEKGTTYSYHSDGTLKTVTDALKRTTTMQYANQVEDSSLIIPVEKTIAPNGLETTQLYDRYGQMITSMVQTADGTLSTETQMQYDRFGNPTHKQITNEQGEKRSWDYKYDLRGEPIYVKDPEKNVYKFQYNANGNLMSTFENDKETARYVFNGLSWKLREIDPATEKIKENYEYDQSGNLTSFTDQKGNIRKYTYTPFYELDTMQVLSGKKVVETEKNTYDPTTRQLVTQQNNDTKVSYTYDSFLRPTSMTTFGRTYEQRYEDEDDIPDSIVYPDGTITAYNYDELGRILSVKHPGMDKITYEYDTSTTGDTVHVQYPNGTKVEKGFDSFGQTTDVQHFQANNKAWTEQNQYNGFGNLVETTVNQSASTFGYDKLDRIRKETTPTRKQTYTYDERGNRQSILTAKSPTIADSSYTYDALNRLKTYAKNGKESTYTYYPGELRASKKINGKTTHYVYLNGNVIEELDEKNNLQARNIWGNELLYHDDVKGDKQGYYYTNAHGDIVEIKDKDGQTLNKYEYDLWGNVESKQETMSNPFLYAGELYDEESGLIYLRARYYDPNDGRFITEDTYKGQVDNPLSLNRYTYVHNNPVGNVDPTGNWCESKDGKWAHPGGCSSKSSKKSHDNDHSGDFIIENGKVIGAFKYDDGSGARELEGFEDPFTYITGVGGLLKGAVKTGAKKVTQEATNLLIKMDLQFFSKGTSKYIEPWIQKSAYKAITDKFGKNGAHKFAEAMKKGLVGPKGQEGIKPLKGSLKKNGVIYTHEIKILDKQLGDYRIYGRFDKERSQFIFDWFDKGLHN; from the coding sequence ATGTATAGAAAATGGGTTTCCTCTTTCTTATGTGTAGCCATTCTTTGGACAGGGTTGTTTACAAACGTAAATGTTGTGGGAGCAACGGAGGCGCCAGAGAGAAACGAGGAAATAAGAAAGACAAATGAAAAGGATACGAAAGATTGGATCATAGAGGAACAGGAAAAAGTAGAACAGCAGGAAAAAGAACCAACATCTACGAAAGGGGACGTAACTAAAGAACAAATAGCCCAAATGAAGTGGGAACAGCTTCCGCTTGCGTCTGTTCAACAGCTTTTTGATCAGGGGGATCGCACACTTTTACAAATCGTTGCCTATTATTATACCGATGTGCATCAGCTTTTGACAGAAGAAGAGATCAATCAGTTGTACACGTGGAATGACGAACAGGTCATGGGCCAGCTTGCCAACTTATCAGCTGAAAAAGTGAAGCTGTTAGAGCAATACGCCCCTAGTGTCATTCAGGCTTTACAGGATTGGAGAGACAAGGACAAACCAAAAGCAAGAGTAAAGCGCATGGCATCGGCTCTTGCGCCAAGTCCAAGCATGCACTTTACAGAAAAGGAACAGTCTATTCGTCATTTTACCAATCATGTGGAAAATCCCGTAGATGATATCTATCTAACCTCGAACATGCTGGAAACAGATTTGACCCTTGAAGGAAAGCATGGAATGGATTTGGTTATCCAGCGCCGATATAACTCGCTATCTAGTAAAATTACGGCCCCTGGTTTCGAGTATAGTGAAACGGCGAAAGAGAATAGAACCTCGATCGTAAGAGAAGAATCCGGTACCTTGCCCCATACGGTAGGAACAGGCTGGAGCTTTAATCTTCCAACCTTTGATGAGATAACAAAGGAATTAGGGATTAACGTGCATGATTATAGTAATCAGCAATTTTATGAGGCAAAAAATACAAAACACCCTGTTTCTCAGTTTATCATGTCCGGTGATGACTGGAGTACGATTGATAGTAGTAAAAAGCTTCCCTACCAGAATATTAAATTGCCTTCTCTTATGACGAACAGAGAGTTAGGTTTTGCAAAAGATGGTTATTCCTATTCCATTGAATATAGGGAAAAAGGTAGTACGTATATTGTTGAAAAGCAAAATATCTATGGAGATAAAATTACGTACAAGATTCCCGATTATAAAAGTACGATCGAAATTATTGATACCGTTGGAAGAAGAGTGGAGATTGGGTATGGGAAGGAAGGGATGATCGATTCCCTTAAGGTGTATAACCAAAAAAATAACCTGATCAAAGAGCTTAGATACCATTATGGAGATCCGAACAATACACAGCGGCTGGAGAGTGTAGAAGAAGTAAAGGATGGAAAATCTACTACAATTGCTAGATACAGCTATAAAACAGCAACTGCGGAATATAACTACATCAAGTCATACGAATTACCAAAAGAAAATAACGAGGCTGTGAAGCCAGATCAGCTTGAATCGGAAGCCTATCTAGCAAAAGACAAACAAAAACGGCAGTTTATTGAATACTTACTACTACAAAAGGTAGAGTATCCTACACAGGGATTAACAGTAGATTATACCTACAGCACCTATAATCCTGAGCCTACCAATCCGTTTGAACGCGGAGTCATTAGGCTTTATCAGGATAACCAAGCGATATCCTACTATACGTATCATCCGGTCACCTCGGTTCGATTTAGCTATGATCAAACCTCATCCTTGTTCGGAAATACCGAACGAAAAAGCTTTATCTATTACTACAAATTCACCAACCAAGGAAAGCCTACAAAAGAGATTTGGAAGACACCTAAGTCTGGCATTACGCGTTTGAGTAACCATCCGCTTCGTCAGGGAGACATTGTGACCATTGAAGAAACTAATAGTTTTTCCTCGCAATCGACGGAAAGAACCTATCGGGTTAATGAAAACGAACATTTTAATCTGATTCTTGAGAAGCAGATAAGTCCTAAAGAGCAATCCGAGCAAATAGCAGCGGAAGGGAAAAACTATCGATATAATCCGGTGAGTTATACAAGCTATGCCTATGAAGGGATTAAAACAAAGCCAGCGTATGTCTATCATTTTGTAGATAACCTGCCAGAGGGAGAGGCTAAGCAGTATTTATTGGCACCTCAGATCGATAAGCGTGATAAGATAGAAAACCTCTCCTCCTTAGCAAATGAGGCGATCTATAAGTATGACCAAAATGGAGATGTCACAGAGCAAAAGGACCCGAATGGTTTAACAACCCATTACAGCTACATAGAAGTAGGGACATTGGGACTGCCTGTTCTCGTGGAACAAGTTGCTGGAGATGGACATGCCAAGAAGCAAGAGTATGTTTACAATCGGGACAATCTACTGGAAACAGAGACCATTACAGCCAAATATCCAGGGCAGGAATATGAGGATAAGCTGCTTCGTACGTACAAGTATGGGGACAAAAAGCTACCTATTTCCTTAACAGAGGTTCAATTTGGGGCAAGTGATGAATTCTCGCATTTCTCGAAGTCCTTTACCTATGACCAGAATGATCTGCATGTCTCTACGGAACAAATTACGGCCTATAACGGAGAAAACTCCCTAGAAACGTATGCATTTACCTATAGGTATGACGATTTAGATTTCTTAGTAACTAAACAATTTCCTGATGAGAGCATAGTAGGGTATTTCTACGATGAGCTTGGCAGGATTCAAAAGGAAATGTTTATTTCCACAGATGGTGATAATCGGGAGACAAAATATTCGTATACAAACAGGGATCGTACAGTGATGAAATCGTTGCCTAACAAAACAGGTCTGATTACTTCATATACACCTGCTGGGGAAGTCGTGTTCTCCGTAGAGGTAGATAGTCAGGGTAATCGACGTACTCTCGTAGAAAATAGCTATGCAGAGGATGGAAAACGATTAGTAGCAACATATCCGTATGGGAAAAAGGAAAAAGGAACCACATACAGCTATCACAGTGATGGAACCCTAAAGACTGTCACAGACGCGCTGAAACGCACGACCACCATGCAATACGCTAATCAGGTCGAGGATAGCAGTTTGATAATTCCGGTAGAAAAAACGATTGCTCCCAATGGATTAGAAACCACACAGCTTTATGATCGCTATGGACAAATGATTACCAGTATGGTTCAAACGGCAGACGGTACGTTATCAACGGAAACTCAAATGCAGTATGACCGCTTTGGCAATCCAACGCATAAGCAGATCACAAACGAACAGGGAGAAAAACGCAGCTGGGACTACAAATATGATCTGCGAGGAGAACCCATCTATGTAAAAGACCCGGAAAAGAACGTATATAAATTCCAATACAATGCAAATGGGAACCTGATGAGTACCTTTGAGAATGACAAGGAGACGGCCCGTTACGTATTCAATGGTCTCTCATGGAAGCTTCGAGAGATTGACCCAGCAACAGAAAAGATCAAAGAGAATTACGAATATGATCAGAGTGGAAATCTAACCAGCTTTACGGATCAGAAGGGAAATATTCGTAAATATACCTATACACCATTCTATGAGCTGGATACGATGCAGGTGTTGTCGGGTAAAAAAGTAGTAGAGACGGAGAAGAATACCTACGATCCAACGACACGCCAGCTAGTCACCCAGCAAAACAATGATACAAAGGTTTCCTATACGTATGACAGCTTTTTACGCCCGACTTCCATGACTACATTTGGACGTACGTACGAACAAAGATACGAGGATGAAGATGATATCCCTGATTCGATTGTGTATCCAGATGGAACTATCACAGCTTACAACTATGACGAGCTAGGACGCATCTTATCCGTCAAACATCCAGGAATGGATAAAATCACCTATGAGTACGATACATCTACGACAGGGGATACCGTACATGTCCAGTATCCAAACGGCACCAAAGTCGAGAAAGGCTTCGACTCATTTGGCCAGACAACAGATGTGCAGCATTTCCAAGCCAACAACAAAGCATGGACAGAGCAAAACCAATACAATGGTTTTGGAAATCTAGTGGAAACAACGGTAAACCAATCCGCTTCCACGTTCGGCTACGATAAACTGGATCGGATTCGTAAGGAAACAACACCGACAAGAAAACAAACGTATACGTACGACGAACGGGGCAATCGCCAAAGTATTTTGACGGCAAAATCTCCAACGATTGCAGACAGCTCGTACACCTACGATGCCCTCAATCGTCTCAAAACCTATGCAAAAAATGGAAAAGAAAGCACCTACACATACTATCCGGGTGAGCTTAGAGCAAGTAAAAAAATAAACGGAAAAACAACTCACTATGTCTATCTAAACGGCAACGTGATTGAGGAGTTAGATGAAAAGAACAACCTCCAAGCCCGTAACATCTGGGGAAATGAACTACTTTACCACGATGATGTAAAAGGTGACAAACAAGGCTATTACTATACAAATGCCCACGGTGACATTGTAGAAATAAAGGATAAAGACGGGCAAACCCTGAATAAGTATGAGTACGACCTATGGGGAAATGTGGAAAGCAAGCAGGAAACGATGTCCAATCCGTTCTTGTATGCGGGAGAGCTATATGATGAAGAATCTGGCTTGATTTATTTGCGCGCCAGGTATTATGATCCAAATGATGGAAGATTTATAACAGAGGATACGTATAAGGGGCAAGTGGATAATCCGCTTAGTTTGAATCGGTATACGTATGTGCATAACAATCCTGTGGGTAATGTTGATCCTACTGGGAATTGGTGTGAATCTAAGGATGGAAAATGGGCACATCCTGGCGGATGTAGTAGTAAATCTAGCAAAAAGTCTCATGATAATGATCATAGTGGTGACTTTATCATTGAAAACGGTAAAGTTATTGGGGCTTTCAAATATGATGATGGTAGTGGGGCCAGAGAATTAGAAGGATTTGAAGATCCATTTACTTACATTACAGGTGTTGGTGGGCTACTAAAAGGAGCTGTAAAAACAGGAGCTAAAAAAGTTACACAAGAAGCTACCAACTTATTAATTAAGATGGACTTACAATTTTTTTCTAAAGGAACAAGTAAATATATTGAGCCTTGGATTCAAAAAAGTGCTTATAAAGCTATTACAGACAAATTTGGAAAAAACGGGGCCCATAAATTTGCAGAAGCAATGAAAAAAGGTTTGGTAGGTCCAAAGGGACAAGAAGGAATAAAACCACTTAAAGGATCTCTTAAAAAAAATGGAGTAATATATACACATGAAATAAAGATTCTTGACAAACAACTGGGAGACTATCGAATTTATGGACGCTTCGATAAAGAACGTTCACAATTTATCTTTGATTGGTTTGATAAAGGATTGCATAATTAA
- a CDS encoding fibronectin type III domain-containing protein: MYNTIRKWTAMIWIITLCISILPGGEVIALEQTDQAIPSEPTTSQTLEQRETEGILQTSKEKTPSSDSSSLATPETPAPSENTDLTVEQKSEKESGVEPDQEKQSNQENQEKQQTQEPQTNSELISIPGDESSVSSQLTQENEVTLEKETVEKILQEQETKQAVTISLTSERTLPQEELDPSKLIEIEKSMYEAAAPEITYNDNQYRGQLVKGKYFATILDKAEQKDQKTVILSIEYSGNIERSPLTLEHFELGDEQPTNQPKVSLRKKRSILEEEEPPTRPGLLKAFETDDQKMVINWTGSKSNVALAGYEIYRNGKRIAMTKTTTFTDSDQDPLVYSYVVRAIDIAGRRSEPSNVAVPIPYKKSVQIYKKERFYDDTSCAIREESAFREAPSRITYQDKDNYSGYVKKDSYILIGCGGKNEDKYADIDVIYKGEVYRSLHELSTKPVNLVASSVSENEVTLTWDPVVKPNDPILSYTVIRNGENPKNVSQNKYIDKNVQPGMQYHYQVVVIFESLTVSLLSDELKVQIPGTVTNPQLILSTNVLQESSQNDGSIAMPLSVYLKQGVFAKDLSSGITIENLPEGLIVSTKRDSDNQITIQLNGKAKIHDKPVDNLMVKIEKNCIVGATAEVKSDAFSIAFRENNIAALYEYEYNEQNQLIAIKKDGTVILRYLYDENGNLLTKKTVQE; encoded by the coding sequence ATGTACAACACGATTAGAAAGTGGACAGCAATGATATGGATTATCACGCTGTGTATCAGTATCTTGCCAGGAGGTGAAGTCATTGCTTTAGAGCAAACAGATCAAGCAATACCGTCAGAGCCAACGACAAGCCAGACGTTGGAACAGAGGGAAACAGAGGGGATTTTACAAACTTCGAAGGAAAAGACGCCCAGCTCTGATTCTTCCTCTCTAGCTACGCCAGAAACGCCAGCGCCCTCAGAAAACACGGATTTAACCGTTGAACAAAAATCTGAGAAAGAATCTGGGGTAGAACCAGATCAAGAAAAACAATCAAACCAGGAAAACCAGGAAAAACAACAGACCCAAGAGCCTCAAACAAACTCCGAACTCATTTCTATACCGGGAGATGAATCTTCCGTTTCCTCTCAGCTTACTCAAGAAAATGAGGTAACGCTTGAAAAAGAGACCGTGGAAAAAATTCTGCAAGAACAAGAGACAAAACAAGCCGTTACCATTTCTCTTACGTCTGAACGAACATTACCACAAGAAGAGCTTGATCCAAGTAAACTTATCGAAATAGAGAAATCGATGTATGAAGCTGCTGCGCCAGAGATTACTTATAACGACAACCAATATAGGGGTCAGCTGGTTAAAGGAAAATACTTCGCTACTATACTAGATAAAGCAGAGCAAAAAGATCAAAAAACAGTGATTCTCAGCATTGAATACAGTGGGAACATTGAGCGTTCCCCGCTTACCCTTGAGCATTTTGAACTAGGAGACGAGCAGCCTACAAATCAACCTAAGGTCTCGCTTCGCAAGAAAAGATCGATTTTAGAAGAGGAAGAGCCGCCAACAAGACCCGGTCTTTTGAAAGCATTTGAAACGGATGATCAAAAAATGGTCATCAACTGGACTGGTTCGAAAAGCAATGTTGCTTTAGCAGGCTATGAAATCTATCGAAATGGAAAGCGTATTGCTATGACAAAAACGACTACGTTTACGGATAGTGATCAAGACCCCTTGGTTTACAGCTATGTGGTTCGAGCGATCGATATAGCAGGTAGACGTTCCGAGCCAAGTAATGTCGCGGTTCCCATTCCCTATAAAAAATCGGTCCAAATCTATAAGAAAGAACGGTTTTATGATGATACATCCTGTGCAATTAGAGAGGAATCTGCTTTCAGAGAGGCACCTAGCCGAATTACCTATCAGGATAAAGATAACTACAGTGGATATGTAAAGAAGGATAGTTATATTCTCATCGGTTGTGGCGGAAAAAATGAGGATAAGTATGCTGATATCGATGTGATTTACAAGGGTGAGGTTTATCGAAGCTTACATGAACTTTCCACGAAGCCGGTTAATCTCGTAGCATCATCTGTTAGCGAAAACGAAGTTACGTTAACATGGGACCCTGTCGTAAAACCAAACGATCCGATTCTATCGTATACCGTGATCCGAAATGGGGAGAATCCCAAAAATGTAAGCCAGAATAAGTATATTGATAAGAATGTACAGCCTGGCATGCAATATCATTATCAGGTTGTTGTCATTTTTGAATCCTTAACCGTCTCGCTACTCAGCGATGAGTTAAAAGTCCAGATACCTGGTACCGTTACGAATCCGCAACTAATCCTATCTACGAATGTACTTCAGGAGTCAAGTCAAAACGATGGCAGCATAGCTATGCCTTTAAGCGTTTATCTCAAGCAGGGAGTTTTTGCAAAAGATCTCTCGAGCGGAATCACGATTGAAAATTTGCCAGAAGGTTTAATCGTATCGACAAAGCGTGATTCAGACAATCAGATAACCATTCAATTGAATGGCAAAGCCAAGATCCATGATAAGCCAGTGGACAACCTGATGGTGAAAATAGAGAAGAATTGTATTGTTGGTGCAACTGCTGAAGTAAAAAGCGATGCCTTCTCGATTGCTTTTCGTGAGAACAATATCGCAGCCTTGTATGAGTACGAATACAATGAACAGAATCAATTAATCGCTATTAAAAAAGACGGAACAGTTATCCTTCGTTATTTATACGATGAAAATGGAAATCTACTTACGAAAAAAACCGTACAGGAGTAA